A single Amphiura filiformis chromosome 19, Afil_fr2py, whole genome shotgun sequence DNA region contains:
- the LOC140141190 gene encoding uncharacterized protein → MAGYYNCRIHRLQTLSLLPFLVIFISSAFGASFREEPMSKEISVGESVTLHCAVDGNLEGVSVFWWNINASRAINDNTRIGARYLSQDQIDRYSITGDPAQGEFNFHISSATYADIATYSCRIWDGTLWHFSRQVNLNVVRETPECTLQANLPVDVGNVIRLSCRSYSTDPNVQLHWLSKGRLIQSLPNLSSTTLSVIQHTLTEQDYDVPFMCLQATEYQRKACQIVPLHRQISVIVQDRLTTAYDGDVASFQCTTGFAKTSLTYSWFVDGVLQQESTDVLELSVHASNNGTIVTCKVRDSESGLSGENDAMLLVVPRPSTTPTGPATTNKATTIADTKAIGLVSNSEKTETSTSRMDTSTRPGPKIKAIPGSKIPQATSVDSNTEIPTPVNVEIENPRKDGSGKSSSSEDSDFMTAFILGSVLVGLLLIILIVVLLMFLARQSRQRRTDLGDGADEKEGSKGETVPLGVVTTEDSVDSNAGYVHTSPKQVKGKEGGIKETNVDYAVLDPNNVDDDSLSGFRMSNEVLAANSDLQDSKKQNDNVYRTYSSSIRDSLNSSISAYAISNVTTSTTLSDTMDTPPLPRTARPSQRCNSLQRPLPAEPKSPLLKSTTPKRYTYMAPLEFNTDTSPVHTSPPLSPRLLDTQRVSCMEALGEDDYAEISDMAQKSSVYKQSSQQTTGELTRLKSIGEMSSTPSVESQEDSALGSGSSMEALTSDECPYATISDEQARRNRQCLNQIYVPPAPPSSPVQIVATQMTWLSYQ, encoded by the coding sequence ATGGCGGGATATTATAATTGTCGAATACATCGTCTGCAAACACTATCTTTACTtccatttttagtgatttttataTCGTCTGCTTTTGGAGCTAGTTTTCGTGAAGAACCAATGAGTAAAGAAATATCAGTTGGCGAATCTGTGACTCTACACTGTGCCGTAGATGGGAACTTAGAAGGAGTGTCTGTATTTTGGTGGAATATAAACGCATCAAGAGCAATAAATGACAATACCCGTATTGGTGCTAGATATTTATCACAGGACCAAATTGACCGATATAGTATTACTGGTGATCCAGCTCAAGGCGAATTTAACTTTCATATAAGTTCTGCGACTTATGCGGATATCGCGACATATTCGTGCCGAATTTGGGACGGTACATTGTGGCATTTTTCACGTCAGGTAAATTTAAATGTCGTGCGTGAGACACCTGAATGTACATTACAAGCAAACCTCCCTGTTGATGTCGGGAACGTCATAAGACTATCCTGTCGTTCTTACAGCACTGATCCAAACGTTCAGCTACATTGGTTAAGTAAAGGTAGATTAATTCAAAGTCTACCCAATTTATCATCAACAACATTGTCGGTTATACAACACACCTTGACTGAACAAGACTACGATGTACCTTTTATGTGCCTTCAAGCTACTGAATATCAACGAAAAGCCTGTCAAATTGTACCCCTTCATAGACAGATATCTGTTATTGTGCAAGATCGATTAACCACCGCTTATGACGGTGATGTTGCCTCATTTCAATGTACCACAGGATTTGCCAAAACTTCGCTCACCTATTCGTGGTTTGTTGATGGGGTTCTACAGCAAGAATCAACAGATGTACTTGAGTTAAGTGTACATGCTTCAAATAATGGAACCATTGTTACTTGTAAAGTTCGAGATTCTGAAAGTGGACTATCGGGAGAAAATGACGCCATGTTGTTAGTCGTACCTCGGCCTTCGACAACACCGACGGGCCCTGCGACTACAAACAAAGCAACAACTATCGCAGATACGAAAGCTATAGGTTTGGTATCAAATTCAGAGAAAACGGAAACGTCAACTTCAAGAATGGACACCAGCACAAGACCTGGACCTAAAATTAAAGCGATCCCTGGCAGCAAAATTCCACAAGCTACTAGTGTTGATAGTAACACCGAGATACCGACGCCGGTAAATGTAGAGATCGAGAACCCCAGAAAAGACGGATCTGGAAAATCTTCATCTTCAGAAGACAGTGATTTCATGACAGCTTTTATACTTGGTTCTGTTCTTGTAGGattgttattgattattttaATCGTTGTGCTTTTGATGTTTTTGGCTCGGCAATCGAGGCAAAGACGCACGGACCTTGGTGACGGTGCTGACGAAAAAGAGGGATCTAAAGGCGAAACTGTGCCATTAGGAGTCGTCACTACTGAAGATTCAGTAGACTCCAATGCAGGATATGTACATACCTCACCAAAACAAGTGAAAGGTAAAGAAGGGGGTATTAAAGAGACTAATGTGGATTACGCAGTACTTGATCCTAATAATGTTGACGATGATTCTTTGAGCGGTTTCCGAATGAGTAACGAAGTCCTCGCCGCAAATAGTGATTTACAAGATTCTAAAAAACAAAATGATAATGTGTATAGAACATATTCAAGTAGTATAAGAGATAGTTTGAATTCTAGTATTTCTGCTTATGCTATTTCAAACGTCACAACTTCTACAACTCTCTCCGATACCATGGATACCCCGCCATTACCGCGTACGGCACGACCGTCACAACGCTGTAACAGTTTACAGCGCCCCCTACCAGCGGAGCCAAAATCTCCACTGCTAAAATCTACTACTCCAAAACGTTACACCTACATGGCACCGTTAGAATTTAACACAGATACGAGTCCTGTACATACATCTCCTCCTCTTAGTCCACGTCTTTTGGACACTCAACGTGTGTCATGTATGGAGGCATTGGGCGAAGACGATTATGCCGAAATTAGCGACATGGCTCAAAAATCGTCTGTGTACAAACAATCGTCACAGCAGACGACAGGAGAGTTAACGCGGCTAAAAAGTATTGGTGAAATGTCTTCTACGCCTTCAGTAGAAAGTCAGGAAGACTCGGCTTTGGGTAGTGGTTCTTCAATGGAAGCTTTGACTTCAGATGAATGTCCTTATGCAACAATAAGTGATGAACAAGCACGAAGAAATAGACAATGTCTAAATCAGATTTATGTGCCACCTGCACCACCGAGTTCCCCAGTGCAGATAGTGGCGACCCAGATGACATGGTTATCGTATCAATAG